A window of Kineococcus rhizosphaerae genomic DNA:
GCGAACACCACGTACATGATCGCCGCGGACGGGGCGAAGAAGTAGTCGTTGTCGGACGTGACGAACTTGCCGACCTCGTCCAGGAACAACCCGAACCCGATCCCGCCGAACAGCGCCGCCACCGGACGCGGTCCGGGCCCGATGTACGACAGCTGCAACCACATCGCGAACAGCATCAGCAGTCCGCCGGGCAGCACGTGCGCGACGTGCAACCCGGTGTCCCCGCCGATCTGCGGGTACCCCGACAGCGCCAGGTACAGCCGTGTGATCAGGATCGTCGAGATCCCCGCGACGACGAACGTCGTCAGGTGCTGCACGGCCTTCGTGCTGCGCACGAGGTCGAGGTGGAACAGGCCCTTCAGCCGCGGGAGCATCAGCCGGCGAACGTGGACCCCGTCAGCCGCTCGTAGGCGTCGACGTAGCGTTCGCGGGTCCGCTCCACGACCTCGGCCGGCAGCACGGGCGGCGGCTCGGAGCCGTTCCGGTCCCACCCCGAGGCCGCCGACGTCAGCCAGTCGCGCACGAACTGCTTGTCGAAGCTCGGCTGGGCCCGGCCCGGTTCCCAGCTCTCGGCCGGCCAGAACCGCGAGGAGTCGGGGGTGAGGACCTCGTCGCCGAGGACCGTCACGCCGTCGGCGCGGCCGAACTCCAGCTTGGTGTCGGCCAGGACGATCCCGCGCTCGCGGGCGATCTGCTCGGCGCGGCGGTACACGGCGATCGTCAGGTCGCGCAGTTCGGCGGCCGCCTCCGCCCCGACGGACGCGGCGACGTGCTCGAAGGAGACGTTCTCGTCGTGCTCACCGACCTCGGCCTTGGTCGCCGGGGTGAAGATCGGTTCGGCCAGCCGGGAACCGTCCACGAGACCGGCGGGCAGGGCGACCCCGCACACGGCCTGGTTCTCGCGGTACTCGACCAGCCCCGACCCCGTGAGGTAGCCGCGGGCCACGCACTCGACGGGGAACATCTCCAGCTTGCGGCAGAGCATGGCCCGGCCCGCGACGGCCGCGGGGACGTCGGTCGACACCCCGCCGGACAGCAGGTGGTTCGGGACGATGTCGCGCAACTGCTCGAACCACCACAGCGACAGGGCCGTCAGGACCTTGCCCTTGTCGGGGATGGTGCTGGACAGCACGTGGTCGTAGGCGGAGATCCGGTCGCTGGCGACGACCAGGACGGTCCCGTCCTCCCCGGCGGCGGGCACGTACAGGTCGCGGACCTTGC
This region includes:
- a CDS encoding phosphoribosylaminoimidazolesuccinocarboxamide synthase; this translates as MSAPVEPLELAGWTHTYSGKVRDLYVPAAGEDGTVLVVASDRISAYDHVLSSTIPDKGKVLTALSLWWFEQLRDIVPNHLLSGGVSTDVPAAVAGRAMLCRKLEMFPVECVARGYLTGSGLVEYRENQAVCGVALPAGLVDGSRLAEPIFTPATKAEVGEHDENVSFEHVAASVGAEAAAELRDLTIAVYRRAEQIARERGIVLADTKLEFGRADGVTVLGDEVLTPDSSRFWPAESWEPGRAQPSFDKQFVRDWLTSAASGWDRNGSEPPPVLPAEVVERTRERYVDAYERLTGSTFAG